The Gemmatimonadales bacterium genome has a window encoding:
- a CDS encoding MFS transporter — protein MTDRAKAISVLTANTVAFTVCFAVWMMYGVLVTYLMDRQLYAFSKTEMGWLIGIPVLSGSIFRLPAGMLSDRYGGRPIFAGVMLIAAVSVYLVSFADSFWAFLLGGLFFGLAGTSFAVGIAYTSVWFPRHQQGTVLGIFGMGNAGAAITAMIAPSVLGLLTRGGVELERWRLLPRMYAWALVVTTVLFWLATFPRKPEEQVVRTLGQRLEPLGSVRVWRFGFYYFLVFGGFVALSQWLIPYYVNVYALTVVTAGLLSSIFSFPSGVIRALGGWLSDRLGARTVMYWVLGGCTAASLLLVVPRMDIQSPGEGVMAARAGTITEVKEDAIEVDGARYPLRRRGPGTPEREGALIWPTSVSWQEPVVRPGDAVAKRQLLARGVTHIYFQANIGVFTGLVFVIGILMGIGKAAVYKHIPEYFPRDVGTVGGMVGVIGGLGGFVGPILFGYMLDATGIWTTSWMFLFGISLTSLGWMHLVIRRMMAERAPEVATHVEWGGAPVPLSLRVRCPVHSVEARVRVVAVRGSDLEVVVRECSLFPGQEGAARCEGRCVVRGGDAA, from the coding sequence ATGACCGACCGTGCAAAAGCGATCAGCGTCCTTACCGCCAACACCGTGGCGTTCACGGTGTGCTTCGCCGTGTGGATGATGTACGGCGTGCTGGTCACCTACCTAATGGACCGCCAGCTGTACGCGTTCAGCAAGACGGAAATGGGGTGGTTGATCGGGATCCCGGTGCTCTCGGGATCGATCTTCCGCCTCCCCGCCGGGATGCTCAGCGATCGTTACGGCGGGCGTCCCATCTTCGCCGGGGTGATGTTGATCGCCGCCGTCTCGGTGTACCTGGTGAGCTTCGCCGACAGTTTCTGGGCGTTCCTGCTGGGCGGGCTTTTCTTCGGTCTGGCGGGAACCTCCTTCGCGGTGGGGATCGCGTACACCTCGGTGTGGTTCCCGCGGCACCAGCAGGGAACGGTGCTGGGGATCTTCGGCATGGGGAACGCCGGGGCCGCGATCACCGCGATGATCGCACCATCGGTGCTCGGGCTCTTGACGCGGGGCGGAGTGGAGTTGGAGCGGTGGCGACTGCTTCCGCGGATGTACGCGTGGGCCCTGGTGGTGACAACCGTGCTGTTCTGGCTCGCCACGTTTCCGCGCAAGCCGGAAGAGCAGGTGGTGCGCACCCTCGGCCAGCGCCTGGAGCCGCTCGGGTCGGTACGGGTCTGGCGGTTCGGGTTCTACTACTTCCTGGTGTTCGGCGGGTTCGTCGCCCTCTCGCAGTGGCTGATCCCCTACTACGTCAACGTGTATGCCCTGACCGTCGTGACGGCGGGCCTCTTGTCTTCCATCTTCAGCTTCCCGTCCGGCGTCATCCGGGCGCTCGGGGGTTGGCTGTCCGACCGCCTCGGCGCACGAACCGTCATGTACTGGGTCCTCGGCGGATGCACCGCCGCCTCGTTGCTGCTGGTGGTGCCCCGCATGGACATCCAGTCACCCGGCGAGGGCGTGATGGCCGCCCGTGCCGGTACCATCACCGAAGTGAAGGAAGACGCCATCGAGGTGGATGGTGCACGCTACCCGCTGCGGCGGCGCGGACCGGGTACGCCGGAGCGGGAAGGCGCGTTGATCTGGCCCACCAGCGTCTCGTGGCAGGAGCCGGTAGTGCGGCCGGGCGACGCGGTCGCCAAGCGACAACTCCTGGCTCGGGGCGTCACGCACATCTACTTCCAGGCCAACATCGGCGTATTCACGGGGCTGGTGTTCGTGATCGGCATCCTGATGGGCATCGGCAAGGCGGCGGTCTACAAACACATCCCCGAGTACTTCCCCAGGGACGTCGGCACCGTCGGCGGGATGGTTGGCGTGATCGGCGGACTGGGCGGATTCGTTGGTCCTATTCTGTTCGGTTACATGCTCGACGCGACAGGCATCTGGACCACGAGCTGGATGTTCCTGTTCGGCATCTCGTTGACCTCGCTCGGGTGGATGCACCTCGTGATCCGGCGGATGATGGCTGAACGCGCGCCCGAGGTGGCGACGCACGTCGAGTGGGGAGGGGCACCCGTCCCTCTGTCCTTGCGCGTCCGCTGCCCGGTACACTCGGTGGAAGCGCGCGTGAGAGTGGTGGCCGTCCGGGGGAGCGACCTGGAGGTCGTCGTACGCGAATGCTCGCTCTTCCCCGGCCAGGAGGGCGCGGCGCGGTGCGAGGGACGTTGCGTGGTGCGCGGCGGAGATGCGGCGTGA
- the narI gene encoding respiratory nitrate reductase subunit gamma — MNALNVLLFVVFPYAAVIVFVVGVAYRYRREGFTVSSLSSQFLEGKRLFWGSVPFHLGILVVFVGHLTAFLLPEATLAWNSIPARLIVLEVTAFAFGLTVLAGLVSLMYRRLTNPRIRAVTSKTDIAIELLLLAQVVLGCWIALGFRWGSSWFAADLSPYLWSLVTLGPETDAVFALPWVIKLHIVGAFAIIFMVPFTRLVHFVVAPLHYIARPYQQVIWNWDRKTIRDPNAAWTRTRPTND, encoded by the coding sequence ATGAACGCGCTCAACGTTCTTCTCTTCGTGGTGTTTCCGTACGCGGCGGTAATCGTATTCGTGGTCGGTGTCGCCTACCGGTACCGGCGCGAGGGCTTCACCGTCTCGTCGCTCTCGTCGCAGTTCCTCGAGGGGAAGAGGCTCTTCTGGGGTTCCGTCCCCTTCCATCTGGGGATTCTGGTCGTGTTCGTCGGGCACCTCACCGCGTTCCTCTTGCCGGAGGCGACACTCGCCTGGAACAGCATCCCGGCGCGCCTGATCGTCCTCGAGGTAACCGCCTTCGCGTTCGGGCTCACGGTGCTCGCCGGCCTGGTGTCACTCATGTACCGGCGGCTCACCAATCCACGCATCCGCGCGGTTACCAGCAAGACGGACATCGCCATCGAGCTGCTCCTGCTGGCCCAGGTGGTGCTGGGATGCTGGATCGCGCTGGGCTTTCGCTGGGGCTCATCGTGGTTTGCGGCCGATCTCTCACCTTATCTGTGGTCGCTGGTCACGCTGGGTCCCGAGACTGATGCCGTCTTCGCATTGCCCTGGGTCATCAAACTCCACATCGTCGGCGCATTCGCGATCATCTTCATGGTTCCCTTCACGCGACTCGTCCACTTCGTGGTAGCGCCGTTGCACTACATCGCTCGACCCTATCAGCAGGTCATCTGGAATTGGGACCGGAAGACCATTCGAGACCCGAACGCGGCCTGGACCAGGACGCGGCCAACCAACGACTGA
- a CDS encoding nitrate/nitrite transporter — protein sequence MKSTWLERWEPESPEFWLGKGRTIAWQTLTITTIALVLSFATWFVMSAVVVRLPRIGFKYDTMQLFWLAAIPGLAGGTLRIVHTFLVPLFGTRRVVTIATLLKLIPCVGIGLAVMNPETPFWVFLLLAFSAGFGGGDFSSFMPSTSLFFPKRLQGTALGIQAGIGNFGVSLTQFVTPWIIGFAALGALAGDPQTFTAGEVSKPIWVQNATFWYVPVLLFVALLAWVFLRSVPIRASVKEQMDIFRDKHTWLMTSLYIMTFGSFSGLSAVFPLLIMSLYGDFPNAPDPLRYAYLGPLIGSAIRVIGGPLSDRFGGGILTQISGFGLVACALAIAPFLDPSSLQEFPRFVALMLGLFFFAGLGNASTFRQIPIIFAHSPRQAGGVLGWTAAVAAYGPFVFASLVGLTITSLGSPKFFFYGAAVFYAVNLWINWWYYYRRGAERPC from the coding sequence GTGAAATCCACCTGGCTGGAGCGGTGGGAGCCCGAGAGCCCGGAGTTCTGGCTTGGCAAGGGAAGAACGATCGCGTGGCAGACGCTGACCATCACGACGATCGCGCTGGTGCTCTCCTTCGCCACCTGGTTCGTGATGAGCGCCGTCGTGGTGCGTCTTCCGCGCATCGGCTTCAAGTACGACACCATGCAGCTCTTCTGGCTGGCGGCGATTCCGGGCCTGGCCGGCGGAACTTTGCGCATCGTTCACACCTTCCTGGTGCCGCTCTTCGGAACCAGGCGGGTCGTCACGATCGCGACTCTGCTCAAGCTCATCCCCTGCGTCGGCATCGGTTTGGCCGTGATGAATCCCGAGACGCCGTTCTGGGTGTTCCTGTTGCTCGCGTTCAGCGCGGGGTTCGGCGGGGGGGACTTTTCCTCGTTCATGCCCAGCACCAGCCTGTTCTTCCCCAAGCGGCTGCAGGGCACAGCCCTCGGAATCCAGGCCGGCATCGGCAATTTCGGAGTGAGCCTAACGCAATTCGTCACGCCCTGGATCATCGGCTTCGCCGCCCTCGGTGCGCTGGCCGGCGACCCCCAGACCTTCACGGCCGGCGAAGTGAGCAAGCCCATATGGGTGCAGAACGCGACCTTCTGGTATGTACCGGTGCTCCTGTTCGTCGCGCTGCTGGCGTGGGTGTTCCTCCGGAGCGTGCCGATCAGGGCGTCCGTGAAGGAGCAGATGGACATCTTCCGGGACAAGCACACCTGGCTGATGACGTCCCTCTACATCATGACCTTCGGCTCGTTCTCGGGGCTCTCGGCCGTCTTCCCGTTACTCATCATGTCGCTGTACGGCGACTTCCCGAACGCCCCCGACCCGCTTAGGTACGCGTACCTCGGTCCGCTGATCGGGTCCGCCATCCGGGTGATCGGCGGACCGTTGAGCGACCGGTTTGGCGGCGGGATCCTGACGCAGATCAGCGGGTTCGGCCTGGTGGCCTGCGCGCTGGCGATCGCGCCGTTCCTGGATCCGTCGTCGTTGCAGGAGTTCCCCCGGTTCGTCGCGCTGATGCTCGGGCTGTTCTTCTTTGCGGGGCTGGGGAACGCGTCCACCTTTCGACAGATACCGATCATCTTTGCCCACTCGCCGCGCCAGGCAGGGGGTGTGCTCGGGTGGACGGCGGCGGTGGCCGCCTACGGGCCCTTCGTTTTTGCGAGCCTCGTGGGGCTGACGATTACCAGCCTGGGCTCCCCGAAGTTCTTCTTCTACGGCGCTGCGGTGTTCTACGCGGTGAATCTCTGGATCAACTGGTGGTACTACTATCGGCGCGGCGCGGAGCGTCCGTGCTGA